The genomic region CCGGTGACTCCCCGATCCCTCGCGCTGTCATCTGCACGCCCTGTTAGACCTCGTCGTGCGCCTGACCAGGATGATTCGTCCAAGCGCATGCTCCACAGCTCAAATAGTAGTCGCCGTCCGGTTGAATCGCGAGATCGAAGTGGGTCCTGATGTTGCGCGACTTGCAGACCGGGCACTCCTCAGTTTTGTCCGTCCGGCTTCGTTCGAGGACCTGAATGAAGTGACCAATGATTGTTTGGCACGAATGGATCGCAACGGATGCCGCAGTCTTATTCGCGCTCCTGTCATGTGTGAGCCAGTTCACGAGCTGCCATGTGTCCTTCGAGATGTTCTTGAGGTGTTGCCGCAGCTTCTTGTTGCTGCTCCCGCTGCACAGATGATTCATCAGCAGCTCTGACCACGAGACGAAGTTGGCCCCTTGCGGAAGCTCGATCTTCGCGGGGAGCTCCGCACGACGCCTCGTTGCGTAAATCAGCGATATCAGGCTTTCCCTCAGGTGCATGCCGACTGCCTGAAACTCATCGGGCTCGACTGCTCGCTCAAACCTGCGCTCGGCCTGATCGATACGCCTAAACACTTCGTCAAACGGCGTCGGATCGGTTCCGTCTACCCGATCGGAGCGACTGCGCAGTCTGGCCATGAGTCCAATGTGAAACGACAGCGTGTAGTCGAGGCTTGGAAAATGACGTTGAGAGTACAGATTGGTTAGATTGGTCAGGACCCACCACCGATCTTTGTCGGTGGTTACATCCCACATCTCATAGGCCTCACGGAGGACTATTGCTTCCTTGATCTTCTCGACATGCAAGACGGTCTGATCCTGAGCCTGGCTATTGACGTAATTGGCGATGTCGCTTTCCGAGTGCGAGTCGCCTTCCACAGAGTAGCGGCTTAGTTCGCCCGCCGGAACTGGGTGAGAAGGAACGACGCAGTCGT from Chloroflexota bacterium harbors:
- a CDS encoding gamma-glutamylcyclotransferase, encoding MASDDKREPAAPDDDCVVPSHPVPAGELSRYSVEGDSHSESDIANYVNSQAQDQTVLHVEKIKEAIVLREAYEMWDVTTDKDRWWVLTNLTNLYSQRHFPSLDYTLSFHIGLMARLRSRSDRVDGTDPTPFDEVFRRIDQAERRFERAVEPDEFQAVGMHLRESLISLIYATRRRAELPAKIELPQGANFVSWSELLMNHLCSGSSNKKLRQHLKNISKDTWQLVNWLTHDRSANKTAASVAIHSCQTIIGHFIQVLERSRTDKTEECPVCKSRNIRTHFDLAIQPDGDYYLSCGACAWTNHPGQAHDEV